Proteins from one Embleya scabrispora genomic window:
- a CDS encoding FtsX-like permease family protein: protein MWGLALRTLRFRAGSFVATFVALCFGATVVMACGGLLETGVRNNAPPQRLERASLAVIGDPTYTGPRDGDGDRERDYALGERVPLDEGMVERVRGVAGVRAAVGERTFRTALIGPDGNRRAQGHAWESAQLTPYTLAGGAAPAGPDEVVLDTTLARRAAVGVGDRVRIAAHGGARAYRVSGIARPARTVPQATMFFAAAEADRLSAPTGAVADIAIVAAPGTDLGALRKAVSRAVHDERTRILAGDDRGAVEHPEILANKSDLIALSAVFGGLAVAVAVFVVAGTIGLSVQQRRREFALMRAIGATPRQLRRMLLGETLLVTVLAAGVAWFTGPAAGRVLFDRLVASGMVAETVEFEQGWIPAVAAAGAVLLTALVGGLVGAWRTVAAKPTEALAESAFRQRWFNWFRFVLALIALAGATALGLVTMYVLEGPMAGSTAGPAVICATIGLALLAPGLTKLLVWILYRPLGALTGRSGRIAMLGARVTSVRMASAVTPIMLAVAISTGELYLQTTTTGQAERVYTESLRADAVLTAAVGGVDPGLAERVRTIPGVASASAYTASAGFVENPRVTPDSRHGVPMRGVDVDTGLATVGVTASAGSLAELRGDTVALPRALARSIHRGLGDTIRLRLGDGASADVRVVALFESRPGYDTMLLPVSLLAPHTTDGLPAQILVRAAEGTDPDRLVAALGAWAKEYPGLRAASREALLETHAEESKTQAWVNYLIIGMLTLYTALSLVNSLILATHNRRREFGLQRLSGATRGQILRMSAVEATLTTLIGVLLGTAAAAAAVVPFSLSLTDSWLPMGSIRIYAAVVGTAAVLTFAATLLPTWRVLRTNPVAVAQG, encoded by the coding sequence ATGTGGGGACTCGCGCTGCGCACGCTGCGCTTTCGGGCGGGCAGCTTCGTCGCGACCTTCGTCGCGCTGTGTTTCGGTGCCACCGTGGTGATGGCCTGTGGCGGTCTGCTCGAGACGGGCGTTCGCAACAACGCCCCGCCGCAACGCCTGGAGCGGGCCTCGTTGGCGGTGATCGGCGACCCCACCTACACCGGCCCGCGCGACGGCGACGGAGACCGCGAGCGGGACTACGCGCTGGGTGAGCGCGTCCCGTTGGACGAGGGCATGGTGGAGCGGGTGCGCGGCGTCGCCGGGGTGCGAGCGGCGGTCGGCGAGCGTACCTTCCGCACCGCGCTGATCGGTCCCGACGGCAACCGCAGGGCCCAGGGACACGCGTGGGAGTCCGCCCAGTTGACGCCGTACACCCTGGCCGGGGGCGCCGCGCCGGCCGGGCCGGACGAGGTGGTCCTGGACACCACGCTCGCGCGCCGCGCGGCGGTCGGGGTGGGCGACCGGGTCCGAATCGCCGCACACGGCGGGGCGCGCGCCTACCGGGTCAGCGGAATCGCCCGGCCCGCGCGCACGGTGCCGCAGGCCACGATGTTCTTCGCCGCGGCCGAGGCCGACCGGCTGTCCGCGCCCACCGGCGCCGTCGCGGACATCGCGATCGTGGCCGCGCCGGGCACCGACCTCGGCGCGCTGCGCAAGGCGGTGTCCCGCGCGGTGCACGACGAGCGGACCCGGATCCTGGCCGGGGACGATCGCGGCGCGGTCGAGCATCCCGAGATCCTGGCGAACAAGTCCGACCTGATCGCGCTGTCCGCGGTGTTCGGCGGCCTGGCCGTCGCGGTCGCGGTGTTCGTGGTGGCCGGGACGATCGGGCTGTCCGTACAGCAGCGGCGGCGCGAGTTCGCGCTGATGCGGGCGATCGGCGCCACCCCGCGCCAACTGCGCCGGATGTTGCTCGGCGAGACGCTCCTGGTCACCGTGCTCGCGGCGGGCGTCGCCTGGTTCACCGGCCCGGCGGCCGGGCGGGTGCTCTTCGATCGGCTGGTCGCCTCGGGCATGGTCGCCGAGACGGTGGAGTTCGAGCAGGGCTGGATCCCGGCGGTGGCCGCGGCGGGCGCGGTGCTGCTGACCGCGCTGGTCGGCGGGCTCGTCGGTGCCTGGCGGACGGTGGCCGCCAAGCCGACCGAGGCGCTGGCCGAATCCGCCTTCCGGCAGCGCTGGTTCAACTGGTTCCGGTTCGTGCTCGCGCTGATCGCGCTGGCCGGCGCCACCGCGCTGGGCCTGGTCACGATGTACGTGCTGGAGGGGCCCATGGCGGGGAGCACCGCGGGTCCGGCGGTGATCTGCGCGACGATCGGGCTGGCCCTGCTCGCTCCCGGATTGACCAAGCTGCTCGTCTGGATCCTGTACCGGCCGCTGGGCGCGCTGACCGGGCGGTCCGGGCGGATCGCGATGCTCGGCGCGCGGGTCACCTCGGTCCGCATGGCCTCGGCGGTCACCCCGATCATGCTGGCGGTCGCGATCAGCACCGGGGAGTTGTACCTCCAGACCACCACGACCGGACAGGCCGAGCGGGTGTACACGGAAAGCCTGCGGGCCGACGCGGTGCTGACCGCCGCGGTGGGCGGCGTGGACCCGGGCCTGGCCGAGCGGGTGCGGACGATCCCGGGCGTGGCGAGCGCGAGCGCGTACACCGCGAGCGCGGGCTTCGTGGAGAACCCGCGTGTCACGCCGGACAGCCGGCACGGGGTGCCGATGCGGGGCGTCGACGTGGACACGGGCCTGGCAACGGTCGGGGTGACGGCCTCCGCCGGCTCGCTGGCCGAACTGCGCGGCGACACGGTGGCGTTGCCGAGGGCACTGGCCCGGTCGATCCATCGCGGGCTCGGCGACACGATCCGGCTGCGACTCGGCGACGGCGCCTCGGCGGACGTCCGGGTGGTCGCACTGTTCGAGAGCCGGCCCGGCTACGACACCATGCTGCTGCCGGTGTCCCTGCTCGCGCCGCACACCACGGACGGGCTGCCCGCGCAGATCCTGGTCCGCGCGGCCGAGGGCACCGACCCCGACCGGCTGGTCGCCGCGCTGGGCGCCTGGGCCAAGGAGTACCCGGGGTTGCGGGCGGCCTCGCGCGAGGCGCTGCTCGAAACGCACGCCGAGGAGTCGAAGACCCAGGCGTGGGTCAACTATCTGATCATCGGCATGCTGACCCTGTACACCGCGTTGTCCCTGGTCAACTCGCTGATCCTGGCCACGCACAACCGCCGCCGCGAGTTCGGGCTGCAACGCCTGAGCGGCGCGACCCGCGGCCAGATTCTGCGGATGTCGGCGGTCGAGGCGACGCTGACCACGCTGATCGGGGTCCTCCTGGGCACCGCGGCGGCGGCCGCGGCGGTGGTCCCGTTCAGCCTGTCGCTGACCGATTCGTGGCTGCCCATGGGCTCGATCCGGATCTACGCGGCCGTGGTCGGCACGGCGGCGGTGCTGACCTTCGCGGCGACGCTGCTGCCGACCTGGAGGGTGTTGCGGACGAACCCGGTGGCGGTGGCGCAGGGCTGA